The following coding sequences are from one Acidobacteriota bacterium window:
- a CDS encoding TIGR03842 family LLM class F420-dependent oxidoreductase — translation MDFGVVFQTDPPSQAVIDLTVQAEAHGFNHAWTFDSHVLWQEPFVIYSQMLAKTKNMTVGPMVTNPGTRDLTVTASLFATLNEMFGERTIVGMGRGDSALRVIGKKPCRLAELGEAIDVVRALAQGEEVEYNGVTVQIPWAKKTRVPMLVAAYGPKTLALTGEKADGFILQLADPYLIKYMIQAVRDAAAAAGRNPDDLYMCVAAPAYVGDNIEHQRDQVRWFGGMVGNHVADLVNRYGADGLSIPQELTSYIADRQGYDYKEHGSSDSTHVEFV, via the coding sequence ATGGATTTTGGGGTTGTTTTCCAAACCGATCCGCCGTCGCAGGCCGTAATCGACCTCACGGTGCAGGCTGAGGCCCACGGGTTCAACCATGCGTGGACATTCGATAGCCACGTGCTCTGGCAAGAGCCGTTCGTCATCTACTCCCAGATGCTCGCCAAGACCAAGAACATGACCGTGGGTCCGATGGTCACAAACCCTGGAACTCGCGATTTGACCGTTACCGCGAGTCTCTTTGCAACGCTCAACGAAATGTTTGGCGAGCGAACCATTGTCGGTATGGGTCGCGGCGATTCGGCTCTGCGTGTAATCGGGAAGAAACCCTGCCGGCTCGCCGAACTTGGTGAGGCAATCGATGTCGTGAGGGCGCTTGCTCAGGGCGAGGAGGTTGAGTACAACGGCGTGACCGTCCAGATACCCTGGGCCAAGAAAACCCGTGTTCCGATGCTGGTGGCGGCGTACGGACCGAAAACACTCGCACTGACCGGGGAGAAAGCTGACGGATTCATTCTGCAACTCGCCGACCCGTATCTCATCAAATACATGATCCAGGCAGTGCGAGATGCCGCCGCTGCGGCCGGTCGCAACCCGGATGATCTTTACATGTGTGTTGCGGCCCCGGCTTACGTTGGCGACAACATCGAACATCAACGAGACCAGGTCCGCTGGTTTGGCGGCATGGTCGGCAATCACGTTGCCGACCTCGTCAATCGTTACGGTGCCGACGGCCTCTCTATTCCTCAAGAGCTGACGTCATACATTGCGGACCGCCAAGGGTATGACTACAAGGAGCACGGTAGCTCGGACAGCACCCATGTCGAGTTCGTCAG